The following proteins are co-located in the Poecile atricapillus isolate bPoeAtr1 chromosome 2, bPoeAtr1.hap1, whole genome shotgun sequence genome:
- the C2H8orf82 gene encoding UPF0598 protein C8orf82 homolog yields MRAGAVLRLCARPGLRYRQGQRPGPGTREYFYYVDHQGQLFLDDTKVKNFITCFKDVGFLSFFFKHLERNRSGRYQAEFPFLSRCGRERNFLRCDDVPVVFTQILPGSGGNSLLSYCGGGSQLTVPFQPGMLAVFPENGRLYHPAPEKAGGVGLVRSALAAEWSSEFRFEEGPEKPPTHFVWEGRKYRLSGELLGILRAEKSGWEVEAVKSRAE; encoded by the exons ATGAGGGCGGGGGCGGTGCTGCGGCTCTGCGCTCGCCCGGGGCTCCGGTACCGGCAGGGGCAGCGGCCGGGGCCTGGAACCCGCGAGTATTTTTATTACGTGGATCACCAGGGGCAG cttttCCTGGACGACACCAAAGTCAAGAATTTCATCACCTGCTTCAAAG ACGTTGGATTCCTCTCCTTCTTCTTCAAGCACCTGGAGCGGAACCGGAGCGGGCGTTACCAGGCGGAATTCCCGTTCCTTTCCCGCTGCGGCCGCGAGCGGAATTTCCTGCGCTGCGACGACGTTCCCGTGGTTTTCACTCAAATCCTGCCCGGATCCGGCGGGAATTCCCTCCTTTCCTACTGCGGAGGCGGCTCCCAGCTGACGGTGCCGTTCCAGCCGGGAATGCTGGCGGTATTCCCGGAAAACGGGCGGCTTTACCACCCGGCTCCGGAAAAAGCCGGCGGGGTGGGATTGGTGCGTTCGGCGCTGGCGGCCGAGTGGAGCTCGGAATTCCGATTTGAGGAAGGGCCGGAAAAGCCCCCGACGCATTTTGTGTGGGAAGGGAGGAAGTATCGGCTCTCCGGGGAATTATTGGGAATTCTGCGGGCGGAAAAATCGGGATGGGAGGTTGAAGCCGTCAAATCCCGCGCGGAATGA
- the LRRC14 gene encoding leucine-rich repeat-containing protein 14 — MDSLLFLCARRIVAHRPLPALPADLYPVLFQAAFLDGRPLVLRDLVAAWPFPVLNFQRLVGRRELLRDHPCKLCVQAVILAVVAQLRRELEEPDRDSSLRVLDMTGLPDSASGRAPDGMSVWSGTVALAKACVEVSKHQREFQRRGSKRHKGRSGAATAAAAPQPPGVDVHADLFVNGTSYGILRDALQTGAAGPLRLKCREFQAEELSASGIVTLLESLHPSHVRRVDLRFNNLGLTGLSVILPHLSRFPELRSLKLQYSNVDVRRPTPESAIGIRCLAGQLGMLPSLRELNLGSSRLSGNLRQILCDLQAPLESLELAFCSLVPADLAFLSQSFHAPALKRLDLSGHDFSQGLLEPLRLLLEETSASLLHLDLMECRMADSHLDALLPTLRRCSRLRFLGLYGNSLSTAALKDLLQKTLELPDLHLVVYPFPVDCYKPEPSESDWNFEEPMDGELLEAAEAEFSQMLANSGRTDLVWTSNPYGHGALDYFSL; from the exons ATGGattccctccttttcctctgcGCCCGCCGCATCGTCGCCCACCGCCCTCTTCCCGCCCTTCCCGCCGATCTCTATCCCGTCCTTTTCCAAGCGGCATTCCTGGATGGGAGACCCCTGGTCCTGCGGGATTTGGTGGCCGCTTGGCCTTTCCCGGTGCTCAACTTCCAGCGGCTGGTGGGGCGCCGGGAGCTGCTCCGGGATCATCCCTGCAAGCTCTGCGTCCAGGCCGTCATCCTGGCCGTGGTGGCGCAGCTCCGGCGGGAGCTGGAAGAGCCCGACCGCGAttccag CCTGAGGGTGCTGGATATGACGGGACTCCCGGATTCCGCGTCCGGCCGCGCTCCGGACGGGATGAGCGTCTGGTCCGGAACCGTGGCTTTGGCCAAGGCTTGCGTGGAGGTTTCCAAGCACCAGCGGGAATTCCAGAGGCGCGGATCCAAGCGGCACAAAGGCCGCTCCGGAGCCGCCACGGCCGCGGCCGCTCCGCAGCCCCCGGGCGTCGACGTCCACGCCGACCTGTTCGTCAACGGAACGTCCTACGGGATCCTGCGCGACGCGCTCCAGACCGGAGCCGCCGGCCCGCTGCGCCTCAAGTGTCGCGAATTCCAAGCGGAGGAACTCTCGGCCTCCGGGATCGTGACTTTGTTGGAATCCTTGCATCCTTCCCACGTGCGGAGGGTGGATCTGCGCTTCAACAATTTGGGATTGACCGGGCTCTCGGTGATCCTGCCGCACCTCTCGCGCTTCCCGGAGCTGCGCAGCCTCAAGCTCCAGTACAGCAACGTGGACGTGCGGCGCCCGACGCCGGAATCGGCCATCGGGATCCGGTGCCTGGCCGggcagctgggaatgctgcccaGCCTCCGGGAGCTCAACCTGGGATCCTCCCGGCTCTCCGGGAACCTGCGCCAGATCCTCTG CGACCTCCAGGCTCCGTTGGAAAGCTTGGAATTGGCCTTCTGCTCCCTCGTTCCCGCCGACCTCGCCTTCCTCTCCCAAAGCTTCCACGCTCCCGCCCTCAAAAGGTTGGATCTGAGCGGCCACGACTTCTCCCAAGGCCTCCTGGAGCCGCTCCGGCTGCTCCTGGAGGAAACCTCGGCCTCGCTGCTGCACCTGGATCTCATGGAATGCCGCATGGCCGACTCCCACCTGGACGCGCTGCTCCCGACGCTCCGGCGCTGCTCCCGCCTGCGCTTCCTGGGACTCTACGGCAATTCCCTGTCCACGGCCGCGCTCAAGGATCTGCTCCAGAAAACCCTGGAGCTGCCCGATCTCCACCTGGTCGTGTATCCCTTCCCTGTCGATTGCTACAAGCCGGAGCCGTCGGAATCTGATTGGAATTTTGAGGAACCCATGGATGGGGAGCTTTTGGAGGCGGCCGAGGCGGAGTTTTCCCAAATGCTGGCGAATTCCGGGAGAACCGACCTCGTCTGGACTTCCAATCCCTACGGCCACGGAGCCCTGGACTACTTCTCCCTGTGA